The Streptomyces collinus DNA segment GACGCCGAGGTTGCGGATTTCTGACGGAACTGCCCTGACCAGCGGTTTTCAGGAACCGCTTGTGGTGACCCTCACACGGGCCGCGACCGGCAGATGGTCGCTGCCCGTCTGCGGGAGGGTCCACGAGCTCTCCGGCTTCAGGCCCCGCACCATGATCTGGTCGATGCGCGCCATCGGGAACGAGGCCGGCCAGCTGAAGCCGAACCCGCTGCCGGCCGCGCCCTGCGTGGAACGCATCTGCGAGGTGACGGCGTTGAGCGCGCGGTCGTTCATCGTGCCGTTCAGGTCACCGAGCAGGACGACGTTCTTCAGCGGTTCGTGGGCGATGGCCTCGCCGAGGTAGTCGGCGCTCCGGTCGCGCTGGCGGGCCGTGAAGCCGGCCTCCATCTTCACGCGCACCGACGGCAGATGGGCGACGTAGACCGCGACCTGCCCGGACGGTGCGGTCACGGTGGCGCGCATCGCGCGCGTCCAGCCCATGTCGAGGTCGACGTCCCGCACGCCGCTCAGCGGGTACTTGCTCCACACTCCGACCGTGCCCTGCACGGAGTGGTAGCGGTACGTCGGCGCCAGCGCCTTCTCGTACGTCGGGACGGCGGCCGGCGTCAGCTCCTCCAGGGCCAGCACGTCCGCGCCGGAGGCGGCCACGTCACGGGCGGTGCCGGCCGGGTCGGAGTTGTCGGCGTTGACGTTGTGCGTGACCACCGTGAGGTCGCCGCCGGTCGCGGTCTTGTCGCTGAGCTGGCCGCCGAAGAGGTTCAGCCAGACCACGGACGGCAGCACCACCGCGATCAGCGCGGTCGCGGACTTGCGGACCAGGGCGAGGACGAGCAGCACCGGGACGAGGAGCCCCAGCCAGGGCAGGAACGTCTCGGTGAGACTGCCCAGATTGCCGATGGTGTTCGGGATGCGCGAGTGCAGCACCATGACCAGGGCCAGCAGGACCGCGCACGCGGCGACGACCAGTCCGCGCCGCCAGATCCGCGGGTCGCCCCGCCAGGGGCCCGCCAGCCGGTCGAACAGGCGCCGAAGCCGGGTTCCCCGGTGCTCGGGCCCCGAGCCGCCGTTGTCCGTCTCCGTCATGTACGCCTGCTGCGCCATACCGTCGCCTCACTGCCTGCCGTGCACACCATCGCCCCCGTGTCCTTACGACCCTAGGGGATGATCCGTTCCGTTCCCGCCGTCCTGTGACGGCCGTACGGGGGCGATGACGTCCGAGTCCCCGGGGAGAGTTCCGGACCCGCCCGCCGAAAGCGCCGTCTGTGACGAAACGCGCACACTCACCCGGGCCGGTGGGACTCGGAACTGACGGGGCGTAGGCCTTCGAGCAGGGTGTCGACGACCTGGCCGG contains these protein-coding regions:
- a CDS encoding endonuclease/exonuclease/phosphatase family protein; the protein is MAQQAYMTETDNGGSGPEHRGTRLRRLFDRLAGPWRGDPRIWRRGLVVAACAVLLALVMVLHSRIPNTIGNLGSLTETFLPWLGLLVPVLLVLALVRKSATALIAVVLPSVVWLNLFGGQLSDKTATGGDLTVVTHNVNADNSDPAGTARDVAASGADVLALEELTPAAVPTYEKALAPTYRYHSVQGTVGVWSKYPLSGVRDVDLDMGWTRAMRATVTAPSGQVAVYVAHLPSVRVKMEAGFTARQRDRSADYLGEAIAHEPLKNVVLLGDLNGTMNDRALNAVTSQMRSTQGAAGSGFGFSWPASFPMARIDQIMVRGLKPESSWTLPQTGSDHLPVAARVRVTTSGS